The Pseudomonas cucumis sequence TATTGGTCATGGTGCAGCCGTCAAACTGGCCGGCGGTGTATTGGTTGATGGATTCGACGTAATCGTTGAGCTGCACCACATCGATTTTGATGCCGTACTTTTTCGCCCATTTATCGACGATGCCTTGGCTGCCGGCATATTCCCAGGGCATCCAGCCGGCATAAATAGTCCAGCAGACGCTGAAATGGTCTTTTTGTGCGGCCTGGGACGAGACGCTCATGAGGGCTGCAAAAGCAGCGGCGAGCAGGGCGGGTAAACAAAGTCGGGACATGGTGTGGTTCTCCAGTTGATCAAGGGCGGACAGGAAGGCAGCGGCACCGCGAACGGTGGCTTGTCTCCCGGGCTTTTGTCCCGCCGTGTAACCTCAACTGGAGGTCGCCAACTCTCGGACCAGCCACTCGCGATTGCGAGCCGGAACCCTAGTCAGCCATTGCAAATTGTGGTGCCGCGAACCTGTGATGACTCCTGCACGTCTTTGGTTAAGCGAGAGCCGTGCCAAGTCGGCTTGAGCCCTCTGGCTTGGGCATGGAGGAAAGGAGGAGGGATAAACAAGCGGCATGCCCTGCCTTGTCATGGTGCGTTGGCGCATGTCTATGCACCGTAGATGGACGCAGTGGCCGCTGATCTGAAGGCCGACGCCGTCTGGCACTCGATGCCGGTTTGAAAGTCAAAACAGGTGTCAGCCGGCCTGTGCCGACTGCTGTTGCGGGTCTTCCAGGAGGCCGCCATGCTCTGTCGAAAACAGCTCCGCCGAATACTGCTCTGTGTGTTTTTTGGTTTGGGCTTGTCCGGCTGCTATTACTACGTAGGTGGTGCCGACGTTTATTCGACACCTTATTACTACCCTGGCTATTACTACTCTCCTTACTACTACGGCGGCCCGCGTTTTTACGGGGGCTATCGCTATTTTTACTACGGTGGACATCCCCGTCATCACCACGGAGGACACCATCGCGGGCACCGTTAATCAGCTCATCAATAAAACGGCGTGTCCGGCTCACGAACGCGCCGTTTTCTTTGGCGTAGATGAAAAACCTTTCATCGGCTACTTGTTTCAACGTGTTGCAGGAACGCACCAGATTCCGAATTCACTGTCTGATATTTCGACAGTCGCCGAACCATTGACTGTCGCCTGCCAGCGTCGCTGGTGTGGCTCACTCGCGGTCCAGGAGGCCGCTATGCTCTGTCAAAAAAAACTCCGCCAAATTCTGCTGATTGTTTTATCGGGATTGTCTCTTGGTGCGTGCGTGCCCTATTCCGATGGAGGATCCAGCTATTACCGCTCCGAGGTTTACACGTCCCCTGCGCCGTATTACTCCGGTGGCGGGGCTTATTACTCCGATGGTCGTTACTACTCGGCCCCGCGCAGGTATTACTCACCGCCTGCACGGTATTACCAGCCATCGCCGCGTTATTACCACCAGCCGCGGGTTTATCAACCGGCACCGCGTTACTATCAACCGGCCCCGCGCTATTACCAGTCGGCGCCACGAGCAGACTACCGGGTCTATCAGAATCGTGGATGGGACCGTCATGACCGTCGTGACCGTGGCGGCTGGGATGGCCGTCACCGCGGCGGTCGAGGCGATGACCATCGAGGCCACAACAGGTCGGATAATCGTGGCGGTCGGGGCGATCACCGTGATGGCAATTGGGATGGCCGAGGCAACCACCGGTAAACCACTCAATAAAAAAGCGGCGCATGAAGCGCCGCTTTTTTGTGCCTGATTTTTAGTATTCCGAGAGATCAGCCAAAGGATGCCGGCCTTCCCAGACCTTATGGAAATGCGCCTCCACCGCCGCCTCCGGCACAGTGTTGATGTCCGGCCAGTGCCAGCGAGGTTTCTGGTCCTTGTCGATCAACCGCGCACGCACGCCCTCGCTGAATTCCGGATGACGGCAGCAATTGAGGCTCATGGTGTATTCCATCTGAAAGACCTGAGCCAACGATAGATGCCGGGCGCGAACGATCTGTTCCCACACCAGATGGGCGGTCAGGGGCGAGCCTTCAGTCATGGTTTTGGCGGCACGACCGAGCAGCGGGTCGGCATGATCGCGCAACGCACTGATGGCCTTCCAGGCGCAACGAACGTCGCTGACATCCAACAGTTCGTCGATCTGCTCGCGTCGAGGCAGCCACTGCGCTTCGGGCAGCTGCGCGATTGCTTCCTGCTGCAAGGCCTTGAGCAGGCTGTTGAGCTGCATGGCTGTCTGTTCCTGCCAGTTCAATTGCAGCAAACCTTCGAGCAGCTCATGCTGTTGATCATCGCGCAGGAAGCGGTCGGCGAGGTCCAGATCGATCGCATCACGACCGTTCATCTGGGCGCCGGTCAGGCCGAG is a genomic window containing:
- a CDS encoding enoyl-CoA hydratase/isomerase family protein — protein: MNLHFEELTGTDGARIGIASLDAEKSLNALSLPMINALRDQLDAWAKEPQIVCVLLRGNGAKAFCAGGEVRSLVEACRAHPGEVPPLAAHFFAAEYRLDFNLHTYSKPLICWGHGYVLGGGMGLLQGASIRIVTPSSRLAMPEIGIGLYPDVGASWFLSRLPGKLGLFLGLTGAQMNGRDAIDLDLADRFLRDDQQHELLEGLLQLNWQEQTAMQLNSLLKALQQEAIAQLPEAQWLPRREQIDELLDVSDVRCAWKAISALRDHADPLLGRAAKTMTEGSPLTAHLVWEQIVRARHLSLAQVFQMEYTMSLNCCRHPEFSEGVRARLIDKDQKPRWHWPDINTVPEAAVEAHFHKVWEGRHPLADLSEY